The following are encoded in a window of Corvus moneduloides isolate bCorMon1 chromosome 26, bCorMon1.pri, whole genome shotgun sequence genomic DNA:
- the EIF1 gene encoding eukaryotic translation initiation factor 1 produces MSAIQNLQPFDPFADASKGDDLLPAGTEDYIHIRIQQRNGRKTLTTVQGIADDYDKKKLVKAFKKKFACNGTVIEHPEYGEVIQLQGDQRKNICQFLVEIGLAKDDQLKVHGF; encoded by the exons ATGTCCGCTATCCAGAACCTCCAGCCCTTCG ACCCCTTTGCGGATGCAAGTAAGGGTGATGACCTGCTCCCGGCCGGCACTGAGGACTACATCCATATAAGGATCCAGCAGCGCAACGGCAGAAAGACCCTCACCACAGTCCAGGGCATCGCGGATGACTACGATAAAAAGAAACTGGTGAAGGCCTTCAAGAAG AAATTTGCCTGCAATGGTACTGTAATTGAGCACCCCGAGTATGGAGAAGTGATTCAGTTGCAGGGTGACCAGCGCAAGAACATCTGCCAGTTCCTCGTGGAG ATTGGACTGGCTAAAGACGACCAGCTGAAAGTCCACGGGTTTTGA